A single Desulfovibrio porci DNA region contains:
- the trpD gene encoding anthranilate phosphoribosyltransferase, which produces MFLLIDNYDSFTYNLVQAFYALGHTPRVLRNDDPAVLEAATGPDLSMVCISPGPGHPANAGLCPEFLNRLDPRVPVLGVCLGHQLLGLHAGARVEVGPCIMHGKQSEIVHDGTGLFSGLPNPMKVGRYHSLVVRADEDAANPRFTVTARAPEGEVMALRYNDRPWVGVQFHPESVLTPEGLRLLGNFPQAVMSKDNEAASLTAILERLARKEDLTAEMAAAGFASLMDGKMTPAQAGSFLMGLRMKGESALELAHATRAALARAVRVDGVSGTSIDVVGTGGDGRNSFNCSTATSLVLAGMGYKVVKHGNRAVSSKCGSADALEALGIALDKNPASVAEMVRRRNFAFLFAPHFHPAFKNIGPLRKELGVRTLFNILGPMINPARPSHLLMGVARPELVPLVAETLLQSPLYRAAVVCGAGGYDELTPIGPAEIALLHNGTVKPLPLNPADFGIRPCTPEDLAVHSKDEAVDVLKELLEGNGSRPMLDMVALNVGLSVYLLEENMNMALCMARAREAVSAGLGRKVLHAA; this is translated from the coding sequence ATGTTTCTGCTCATCGATAATTACGATTCCTTCACCTATAATCTGGTGCAGGCTTTTTACGCCCTGGGGCATACGCCGCGCGTCCTGCGCAACGACGATCCCGCCGTGCTGGAGGCGGCGACAGGCCCGGACCTGAGCATGGTCTGCATCTCGCCCGGTCCCGGCCATCCGGCCAATGCCGGGCTCTGTCCGGAATTCCTGAACCGCCTTGACCCGCGCGTCCCCGTGCTGGGCGTCTGCCTGGGGCATCAGCTTCTGGGGCTGCACGCCGGGGCGAGAGTGGAAGTGGGGCCCTGCATCATGCACGGCAAACAGTCGGAAATCGTGCATGACGGCACGGGCCTGTTCAGCGGCCTGCCCAATCCCATGAAGGTGGGGCGCTACCATTCCCTGGTGGTACGCGCCGACGAGGATGCGGCCAATCCCCGCTTTACTGTGACCGCCCGCGCTCCGGAAGGCGAGGTCATGGCCCTGCGCTACAATGACCGGCCCTGGGTGGGCGTGCAGTTTCATCCCGAATCCGTGCTCACGCCCGAGGGGCTGCGCCTGCTGGGCAATTTCCCGCAGGCCGTCATGAGCAAGGATAACGAGGCCGCCAGCCTGACCGCCATTCTGGAGCGTCTGGCCCGCAAGGAAGACCTTACGGCGGAAATGGCCGCCGCCGGTTTCGCCTCGCTCATGGACGGCAAGATGACCCCGGCCCAGGCGGGCAGCTTTCTCATGGGCCTGCGCATGAAGGGCGAAAGCGCCCTGGAACTGGCACACGCCACGCGCGCGGCTCTGGCCCGCGCCGTGCGTGTGGACGGCGTTTCCGGCACCAGCATCGACGTGGTGGGCACGGGCGGCGACGGCCGTAATTCTTTCAACTGCTCAACGGCTACGTCGCTGGTGCTGGCGGGCATGGGCTACAAGGTGGTCAAGCACGGCAACCGGGCCGTGTCCTCCAAGTGCGGCAGCGCCGACGCCCTGGAGGCCTTGGGCATCGCTCTGGACAAGAATCCGGCCTCGGTGGCCGAGATGGTGCGGCGGCGCAACTTCGCCTTTCTTTTCGCGCCGCACTTCCATCCGGCCTTCAAGAACATCGGCCCGCTGCGCAAGGAACTGGGCGTGCGCACGCTCTTCAATATTCTGGGCCCCATGATCAACCCGGCCCGGCCCAGCCATCTGCTCATGGGCGTGGCCCGGCCCGAGCTGGTGCCGCTGGTGGCGGAAACCCTCTTGCAGTCGCCGCTCTACCGGGCCGCCGTGGTCTGCGGCGCGGGCGGCTACGATGAACTGACGCCCATAGGTCCGGCGGAAATCGCCCTGCTGCACAACGGCACGGTCAAACCCCTGCCCCTGAATCCGGCGGATTTCGGCATCCGGCCCTGCACGCCCGAGGATCTGGCCGTGCACAGCAAGGATGAGGCCGTGGACGTGCTCAAGGAACTGCTGGAAGGCAACGGCTCACGCCCCATGCTGGACATGGTGGCGCTCAATGTGGGCCTGTCCGTCTATCTGCTGGAGGAAAACATGAATATGGCCCTGTGTATGGCTCGCGCCCGCGAGGCGGTCAGCGCCGGTCTGGGCAGGAAGGTGCTGCATGCGGCTTGA
- a CDS encoding indole-3-glycerol phosphate synthase TrpC, with amino-acid sequence MRLERFHQAKQAEVAALRLAAERGSLPALLTAPRPDFAAALRTPARRAPLAVVAEYKRASPSRGVIREDLDVEEVVRQYAAAGASALSILTEETYFHGRPDFLSRAAAPGLYPATPLPLLRKDFIFDPLQVRATAATPASALLLIVRLTPEATVLRRLREEAESFGMHAVVEVFDAADLRLARESGARIIQVNARDLQTFAVDRAACLALAEACPPENHEIWVAASGISEPEHLVLAASAGYRAALVGTALMEHVRPGAALAALLGNDSVRRVLDGVDSNVLKGENNHAD; translated from the coding sequence ATGCGGCTTGAGCGTTTTCACCAGGCCAAACAGGCCGAAGTGGCGGCCTTGCGGCTGGCGGCGGAGCGGGGGAGCCTTCCTGCGCTCCTGACGGCTCCCCGCCCGGATTTCGCGGCGGCCCTGCGTACACCCGCAAGGCGCGCGCCCCTGGCCGTGGTGGCGGAATACAAGCGGGCCTCGCCCTCACGCGGCGTCATCCGCGAAGATCTGGACGTGGAAGAGGTGGTCCGCCAGTATGCGGCGGCCGGAGCGAGCGCCCTGTCCATCCTCACGGAGGAAACGTATTTCCACGGCAGACCGGATTTTCTGAGCCGCGCCGCCGCCCCCGGCCTCTATCCCGCAACGCCTTTGCCCCTGCTGCGCAAGGATTTCATTTTTGATCCCCTGCAGGTGCGGGCCACGGCGGCCACACCGGCCTCGGCCCTGCTGCTGATCGTGCGGCTCACGCCCGAGGCCACCGTGCTGCGGCGGCTGCGGGAGGAGGCCGAGTCCTTCGGCATGCACGCGGTGGTGGAAGTTTTCGATGCGGCGGATTTGCGTCTGGCCCGGGAGAGCGGGGCGCGCATCATCCAGGTCAACGCCAGGGATTTGCAGACCTTTGCCGTGGACCGCGCGGCCTGTCTGGCTCTGGCCGAGGCCTGCCCGCCGGAAAACCACGAAATCTGGGTGGCGGCCAGCGGCATCAGCGAACCCGAGCATCTGGTCCTGGCCGCGTCGGCGGGCTACAGGGCGGCCCTGGTGGGTACGGCCCTGATGGAGCACGTCCGGCCCGGCGCGGCTCTGGCGGCCCTGTTGGGCAATGACTCGGTTCGCCGTGTATTGGACGGGGTGGACAGCAACGTCCTTAAGGGAGAGAATAATCATGCTGATTAA
- a CDS encoding phosphoribosylanthranilate isomerase — MLIKICGLTRQADVDEAARLGARFCGFIFHPKSPRCLAPEQAARLESGSMQRVGVFVEQSADEILRVMREARLDLAQLHGGQSVACARAVGAERVIRVIWPDRYMHRAQLHSELQKHAEACAWYLLDAGLAGGGSGKRLEWQDLYGLRAPHPWLLAGGLNTDNVRRALAQCAPDGVDFNSGIEDAPGRKNSQKMAAAVTAAAQPKATGK, encoded by the coding sequence ATGCTGATTAAAATCTGCGGTCTGACCCGTCAGGCGGATGTGGACGAGGCCGCGCGCCTGGGCGCGCGTTTCTGCGGCTTTATTTTTCACCCCAAGAGCCCGCGCTGTCTCGCCCCGGAACAGGCCGCGCGCCTGGAAAGCGGCTCCATGCAGCGGGTGGGCGTTTTTGTGGAGCAGAGCGCCGATGAAATCCTGCGCGTCATGCGCGAGGCACGCCTTGATCTGGCCCAGCTGCACGGCGGACAGAGCGTGGCCTGTGCGCGGGCCGTGGGCGCGGAACGGGTCATCCGGGTCATCTGGCCGGACCGCTACATGCACCGGGCGCAGTTGCACAGCGAACTGCAAAAGCATGCTGAGGCCTGCGCCTGGTATCTGCTGGACGCGGGCTTGGCCGGCGGCGGCAGCGGCAAGCGTCTGGAATGGCAGGATCTGTACGGGCTCAGGGCGCCGCACCCCTGGCTGCTGGCCGGGGGCCTGAATACGGACAATGTGCGGCGGGCGCTGGCCCAGTGCGCGCCTGACGGCGTGGATTTCAACTCCGGCATTGAAGACGCGCCGGGACGGAAAAATTCGCAAAAAATGGCGGCGGCCGTGACAGCCGCGGCACAACCAAAGGCAACGGGGAAGTAA
- the trpB gene encoding tryptophan synthase subunit beta, with protein sequence MKDSYFGEFGGCFVPELLMPPLLEVEAAMREIMPTPGFQAELDDLLRNYAGRATPLTHCPTLSEELGFNLWLKREDLLHTGAHKVNNTLGQALLAKHMGKTALVAETGAGQHGVATAAAAARLGMDCIIYMGGEDVERQSANVRRMKLLGAEVHAVQSGTRTLKDAINEALRAWIASQRTTHYCFGTAAGPHPFPTLVRKLQSVIGRETRAQMLEKNGRLPDAVVACVGGGSNAIGMFHPFLEDAEVRLIGVEAAGTGKPGCFNSAPLNLGTPGVLHGNYSMLLQNNDGQIEPSHSISAGLDYPGVGPEHAFLHKTGRVQYGMVKDANALAAFLRLCRAEGILPALESSHALAWVLDHPQEFAPGSHVVVNLSGRGDKDMDIIRAALAEKEV encoded by the coding sequence ATGAAAGACAGTTATTTCGGTGAATTCGGGGGCTGCTTCGTGCCCGAGCTGCTCATGCCGCCGCTGCTGGAAGTGGAAGCGGCCATGCGCGAAATCATGCCCACGCCCGGATTTCAGGCGGAACTGGACGATCTGCTGCGCAACTACGCCGGGCGGGCCACGCCGCTGACCCATTGCCCCACGCTTTCGGAAGAGCTGGGCTTCAACCTCTGGCTCAAGCGCGAAGACCTGCTGCACACCGGCGCGCACAAGGTCAACAACACGCTGGGCCAGGCCCTGCTGGCCAAACATATGGGCAAAACGGCCCTGGTGGCGGAAACCGGCGCGGGCCAGCACGGCGTGGCCACAGCGGCGGCCGCCGCGCGTCTGGGCATGGACTGCATCATTTACATGGGCGGCGAGGATGTGGAGCGCCAGTCCGCCAACGTCCGGCGGATGAAGCTGCTGGGCGCCGAGGTGCATGCCGTGCAGAGCGGCACCCGCACCCTCAAGGACGCCATCAACGAGGCGCTGCGGGCCTGGATCGCCAGCCAGCGGACCACCCATTACTGTTTCGGCACCGCCGCCGGGCCGCATCCCTTCCCCACCCTGGTGCGCAAGCTGCAGAGCGTCATCGGCCGGGAAACCCGCGCCCAGATGCTGGAAAAAAACGGCAGGCTGCCGGACGCCGTGGTGGCCTGCGTGGGCGGCGGTTCCAACGCCATCGGCATGTTCCATCCCTTTCTGGAAGACGCGGAGGTGCGGCTTATCGGCGTGGAGGCGGCGGGCACCGGCAAGCCGGGCTGCTTCAATTCCGCGCCCCTGAACCTGGGCACGCCCGGCGTGCTGCACGGCAATTACAGCATGCTTTTGCAGAATAACGACGGCCAGATCGAGCCTTCGCACTCCATTTCCGCCGGTCTGGATTATCCCGGCGTGGGGCCGGAGCACGCCTTTCTGCACAAGACCGGCCGCGTGCAGTACGGCATGGTCAAGGACGCCAACGCCCTGGCCGCGTTTCTGCGGCTCTGCCGGGCAGAGGGCATTCTGCCCGCTCTGGAATCCTCGCACGCGCTGGCCTGGGTGCTGGATCACCCGCAGGAATTCGCGCCCGGCAGCCATGTGGTGGTCAATCTCTCGGGCCGGGGCGACAAGGATATGGACATCATCCGCGCGGCGCTTGCCGAAAAAGAGGTATAA
- the trpA gene encoding tryptophan synthase subunit alpha translates to MHPLEEKIRKATAAGRPALIPFLTAGFPDSARFWPTLMELDENGADVIEIGVPFSDPVADGPVVEEASRRALSDGVNLRDLLKEMIPRKGLIKAGVVLMGYFNPFLQYGLEELARDAEKAGVHGLIVPDLPHEESGPMRAALNKHGIALIPLVGPNTSEERMALYAAEGQGYVYVVSVMGITGERSGLAPRVAETMKRARKVFSLPLALGFGLREPSQLAELPAEAKPDGVVFGSALLKHLDAGESAADFLARWK, encoded by the coding sequence ATGCATCCGCTTGAAGAAAAAATCCGCAAGGCAACGGCCGCCGGGCGTCCGGCGTTGATCCCCTTTCTGACCGCGGGCTTTCCCGACAGCGCGCGCTTCTGGCCCACGCTGATGGAGCTGGACGAGAACGGCGCGGACGTTATCGAAATCGGCGTGCCTTTTTCCGACCCCGTGGCCGACGGCCCGGTGGTGGAAGAGGCCTCGCGCCGCGCCCTGAGCGACGGCGTCAATCTGCGCGATCTGCTGAAGGAGATGATCCCGCGCAAGGGCCTGATCAAGGCGGGCGTGGTGCTGATGGGGTATTTCAATCCCTTTTTGCAGTACGGCCTGGAAGAACTGGCCCGCGACGCGGAAAAAGCCGGGGTGCACGGCCTGATCGTGCCGGATCTGCCGCACGAGGAGTCCGGACCCATGCGCGCCGCCCTGAACAAGCACGGCATTGCCCTGATCCCCCTGGTGGGCCCCAATACCAGTGAGGAGCGCATGGCGCTCTATGCCGCCGAAGGGCAGGGTTATGTGTATGTGGTGTCGGTCATGGGCATCACGGGCGAACGCTCCGGCCTGGCCCCTCGGGTGGCGGAGACCATGAAGCGGGCGCGCAAGGTCTTTTCCCTGCCGCTGGCTCTGGGCTTCGGACTGCGCGAACCTTCGCAACTGGCGGAATTGCCCGCCGAGGCCAAGCCCGACGGCGTGGTTTTCGGCAGCGCCCTGCTCAAACATCTGGACGCCGGTGAAAGCGCGGCGGACTTTCTGGCCCGCTGGAAGTAA
- a CDS encoding chitosanase produces MHDNPGQSLDDLNRDPSQAMKTEQTVDVNIDWKPAFSYVNDVLSGWGWPANITGTFNFFADPKAFLNELQDSLAKSIPLLRRPTPKENPTTPTVQTPTSAPAPSVPGPQAATQH; encoded by the coding sequence ATGCACGACAATCCCGGCCAATCTTTAGACGACTTGAACCGCGATCCGTCCCAGGCCATGAAGACTGAGCAAACCGTAGATGTGAACATCGACTGGAAACCGGCCTTCAGCTATGTCAATGACGTGCTCAGTGGCTGGGGATGGCCTGCCAATATTACAGGCACGTTTAACTTCTTTGCCGATCCCAAGGCCTTTTTGAACGAACTGCAAGACAGTCTCGCCAAAAGTATTCCCTTGCTGAGACGACCGACGCCCAAGGAGAACCCGACAACGCCCACAGTGCAAACGCCGACTTCCGCGCCAGCACCATCCGTTCCCGGCCCGCAGGCCGCAACACAACACTAG